The DNA sequence gcggagcagggctttaaatccAGTTTATAGTTTGTTCTATGAACGACAGACGGTACTATGTAATGATTTCAAAACACATATAATGAAAGGGGTTTTTCTTTCCACGAAATATAAAACGAAGACAAAAGAAGAAATACGGCGTTTTCATTGGATGACAAGTAAAGCTACACAATAGGAAGATTTTTTCTTACTGGttcatcaagaaaaaaaacaccattaagaACAATTACATTTCTCAAGTGTATACGTAATGATGTGGCTTGTTCATATGTTTACGCATGAACTATTATAAACCAGCGAGGTGGAAAACTAGAATAACTACATTCTtgtagtttattttttattaattatacaCAAAACGGAGAACTAACTTAGTACGTTTTTAAAGCACACTCAAAGAAACATCAAAATTGCAAAAACCAATGTTGTTCCCGCCAGCTGGTTCCCGTCACTGGTAAAACCCAATGCTATAAATAGTATTAACGGGAATACATTAtgtttattatatgtatatagtatataataGCGAGATAGTTATCCAAACTTTAACAGAAACTGTTGGAAGAAAGACGGGATaagcaaaatatcttaaacatggCAGAATGTATTCAAAGTGGCTGTAAAGACGGTATGAAAGCAAATGAAACAGGGTTTGTGAAACTAGGAAATAAGAAACACgcgtttaaaataaatatgaaagatTACAATAGACAGAATAGTGAAAACGAagtgaaagaaaataatttgtcACCGAGCTCAGAACCGTGTAAGTTTTCTTATATATCAGAAAAGAACTTGCTTTCAAGACAACAAAGTAACTGCCCATTCGTTGAAAAGGTCAGTTCAACCTCAGTTACTTTAAATGACTATGATTCGAACGACACTATGTTCACGGagatttcaaagaaacagaatGGAGAGAAGCATAACAGAAGCTGCTGCTGGACCGTTCAAGCATTCACAGTCCTGATATCTTTAATGGCGCTTGGACTGGTACTATTTTTATATTACaaggtaacattttttttttaatttgttgaaaAATTAGATTAATTATTGCACATGCTTTGTTAGATTTACTAAGATGTAACGAGCATTACTTTGTCGCGTCGAGTAAGCTAAGCGAACAAAGAAATACATGTTGAAACATTCACACCTACATTTTAGAGTCAGAAATCGAGACTCAGTGATGAATATTTTCATCCACTAAGTATTTTGTGTAGAAAGAAAATAACTTGAATTTTCGTATGTAAATCATTGATGCAATAAAATCAAGGGTCACAGGTTCGATCTGACATCGTTCGAACATGATTTCTCTGAAAAAATcgcaattaaaattttaaataaaacattcagttaaagtttgtttgttttcataacaGTAAAGCTGAAAATTGTATCGATACCTCCATGCGATTTTTAATTGTCCTTAGATATGTTTTCCCGTTTTGGCCGTTTGAGATAAATTATatgatttacatgtattttatgacaAGGAATCTCCTATCTTATTTATAGTAattaaagatttaatgtgattaataCAAGTACAAATAACCACAGGTACTCTGCGGCTGGATATAAAGCTGCTGTGTTGACTACACGCCGTGTTCTCCTGAAACTCGTTACATTTATAGTTACCAAATAACCCACAGCTTTCGAATTAAATGATTCTTTGAAATATTAAGGATTTCTGGATATTTTTAAACGAAGTATTTAAATCGAATGTTGTTGGTTATTTGGTGACAGTGTATGTAAAAAAGTTCAAATAGGATCACGGCGGATAGTCAAAACGATTTCCAGCGCAAATAACCGTCAATCCTTGAGTAAAGTCCAATAAATtggcaaaaaatcaaaaatgaaattcaataaTATGAAAGAGAAAGCAGGTACGAAAGTATATTTTCGAAACTACCGTAATCTATTTTTAAAACCGAAACCGGAACTAAATGCATTGAGACGTGACTGTACTCATGGTAACGATATGTTTACAAGTCACGCCCCCATTTATAGGAGTTTATTTTTATCCACGCAATTTTAGTTTCGGTTTCGGTTACAAAAATAGAAATTACGTGTACATTCGTGAAACCGAAACTGCTGACTGTTTGATATTCAAgtaatatttgtttcattttctatAATTATAGGTAACTAACAGTGAAGTTCAGCTACCCGAGGTTATTATAGGACACTCAAATCATGGTAGGTACATAATGTAGATATATAATAATACTTATAGTTACCatattaaagtaaataacaatAGGCCTAAAGAATTCTTTGTTTCCGATAACATGCTCAAAACAAgtcggaaaaaaatgtttttattaagggagacttttctgaaaatatttttatgtcaaaaaatatatacaaataaaggGTTTTTGCCTTTagaacatcagtaagttgatttctaacatcactggccatatttaaagcataaacagtgtagttttgcaactttttgttaaaaagttgaacaaaatattctccaaggccataaaaacatttagggtcaggccaaaaatttatcgtaggtcgggataccggaaacaaacaccGTTTTTTACGCCTTACCGTAAGTAAGTATTATACTATTCATGTAGTcaaactaatccgacgtatacagtgaCGGTCAAACAAACgtcgcggtggctgcaaaagtcagaaattaaaaagcagccactcagcgacagtaagcttgtctaactATTCATGTACCGCAGATACTAGATCTAGCTCTGCTTACTATTTTAATCTGATTAAATCTGAAATACTCTTGATTTGTCATTATTACATTTTAGCACctatttgtatatacaaacacGTTGATTACTGAACTATTCATTCTCTATTTTCAGAgccaatatttgaaaatattgacagTATATCCGGAAGTTTCAAACTGGATCAGCAGTATCTTTCCGGTAATTATacaatatactttaaaataactgtctactttaaacaaaataattttgagaaatataCTCGAAAAGGCACAGTTTATTGTCTCCATTTAAAGTATGCGGTAATTTTCCTTATATAATACTAGTAAACAAGTCTTAATCTCTGGGCTGGCTTGACAGACTGCCGCATACCGTATTACTGAAAGAGTGATTATTTCTCATTAGtacaataatgctgaaccgtttTCGTTTACACATGTTTATCctaagctttttttaaaaaaaaacaaacaaaacaaaacaacaaaaaaaacatcaaGCAAAAGCAAACGTTtacattaatttgattaaaatactgtCAAACGATTAATGAAATTGTGTTCGCTAATATCTTAAAAAGCATATAAACTGACAAAATCTTTTGAAAGATGTTATATAGTGTCGCAAACCAGCTTGATTTTTCGGTATCGTACACACGGGGAAAATCACTcgatttatgtaacatttttgtttgtaatttccatttcaataaaataaaaagcttagaaGAGGGAAAAACGAGTACTTTCAAGGACACAAATCATCTGCCACGCTTGATCAATACTGTATTCAGACACTCTGCCCAAAGTCCAGTGTGTACGTTACCTACATATTTGTTCAGTGTAAAAGCATTTGGCCaaagtttttgagaaaaatacaACGACACATTTTCCTGTCTTCaatgctttttattttatcaaaatatgtcaaataataaagcAATTATAAGTAAAAATGTTACCTGATTCGAGCGATTGGCACTAAGTGATACAGAATAGTCACGTGGATAATCACTAATGGCTACTCTAAACATTAAAACCAGAATAAGCATAGTGGCTACAAAAAGATGGAATAATACTTTATCCCATCGTCCACTTTTGAACATGGCTTACTTCTAGATGTGATCACATGTATGCACAAATACAGTATTCCCCTTTTCATTGAACCATGTCACATAATTTTGATATCTGccttcaatttcattttattccaTTATGTGGGGCATTTATGCCACTAGCTacaaaggtaataaaaatagCAAATCGCTTTTCAAAAAAGTATGCATTGTAAGCAGGACTAGCTCGTGTAAAGTAAAACAATTGTATATTTCTATACTGATTTCTTTATACCTTATCTCATTACAGACTATAAAGATATACGATGGACAGCAGACGAACAGAGCACAATCATTCCAAGCAGAGACACACCGTGCTTGATGGTACCGGATGACGGAAAATACTTAGTCTTTTCCCGTTTTACATTCCGGATTCCAGCAGGTGACGACAAGACAGTCCTAACCCATCAATTAACATTGAAATCAAAAACTGAATCTGGTGATATTAAAGAAACCGTATTCAAGAGACAATATGTTAGTGTTATTGAACACAAGTTAAAAGAAGACTCTGAACTTAGAAAGCCGAGTGTATTTATTCAGTTCTTTGAACTGCAAGCCGGGGATGAAATCTGCACAGGTGTTTCGAATCCAGATCTTTTGTATATATCTTCTATAGATAATGATGTTAATATAATTAAAGTTTGATTTAGCTGATGTCATTTTTTTATTAATGTGGATGGGGCCAAGTATTATTTTAAATCGGTTCATATCTGTtgatattatttgttaattcatGAGTTAAGTTTTTCTTAATCTTAGCCAGTACTTTTGTTGAATAAGGGAATTGGTTCAGCTTGAAAAATGGCAACACATTCGTCTACCTCATCTGATATTATGTTTGTTAGTGTTTATTACCACATAAACATATATCACTCATATTTTCTGTGTTCATTTTTAACTCTACTGTGATATTTTAtcg is a window from the Mercenaria mercenaria strain notata chromosome 7, MADL_Memer_1, whole genome shotgun sequence genome containing:
- the LOC123555085 gene encoding uncharacterized protein LOC123555085, whose protein sequence is MAECIQSGCKDGMKANETGFVKLGNKKHAFKINMKDYNRQNSENEVKENNLSPSSEPCKFSYISEKNLLSRQQSNCPFVEKVSSTSVTLNDYDSNDTMFTEISKKQNGEKHNRSCCWTVQAFTVLISLMALGLVLFLYYKVTNSEVQLPEVIIGHSNHEPIFENIDSISGSFKLDQQYLSDYKDIRWTADEQSTIIPSRDTPCLMVPDDGKYLVFSRFTFRIPAGDDKTVLTHQLTLKSKTESGDIKETVFKRQYVSVIEHKLKEDSELRKPSVFIQFFELQAGDEICTGVSNPDLLYISSIDNDVNIIKV